In Gossypium arboreum isolate Shixiya-1 chromosome 5, ASM2569848v2, whole genome shotgun sequence, a single genomic region encodes these proteins:
- the LOC108453016 gene encoding uncharacterized protein LOC108453016 isoform X3: MRSSAATTNAVNPLVTFDHKRDAYGFAVRPQHVQTYREYANIYKEEEEERSDRWSDFLERQSESPQLPLEGISSEEGKEVSHTEAAEDGNNEVQKGAEGDDLCEKKSGLDSVSENDTEKEKVQSEPEKRVHRIQIWTEIRPSLRAIEDLMSIRVKKKDNLSKDERETGQGKPLAPTEDARVPKGASEEDSEDEFYDAERSDPVQDSPTSDSGSTTTGAAAADAAPIESLFPWKEELEVLVRGGVPMALRGELWQAFVGVRTRRLENYYKGLLANETNSGNNTEQLSFLSECKGSTTKSICEPEKWKGQIEKDLPRTFPGHPALDDDGRNALRRLLTAYARHNPSVGYCQAMNFFAALLLLLMPEENAFWTLVGIIDDYFDGYYSEEMIASQVDQLVFEELMRERFPKLVNHLDYLGVQVAWVTGPWFLSIFMNMLPWESVLRVWDVLLYEGNRVMLFRTALALMELYGPALVTSKDAGDAVTLLQSLAGSTFDSSQLVLTACMGYQNVNERRLKELREKHRSAVITAVEERSKGLQDWKDCQGLATKLYNFKHDPKSVLTETNKTVQLVDSQKNVDRSCSESGSGNENKVLISLNGDAELDAVPDLQEQVVWLKVELCRLLEEKRSAVLRSEELETALMEMVKHDNRRQLSARVEQLEQEVAELRKALSEKQEQENAMLQVLMRVEQEQRVTEDARRYAEQDAAAQRHTALVLQEKYEEAIASLVEMEKRVVMAESMLEATLQYQSGQIKALSSPRSPHPDSPARSNQEPQQEIPARKISLLARPFGLGWRDRNKGQASPDSSQDGKPPYVDQNTEIQQKDTIAKETNGKETNSVEDHGKETNSIEVQDEE; the protein is encoded by the exons GGAGTGATTTTTTGGAACGCCAGTCAGAGTCTCCTCAATTGCCTCTCGAAGGGATATCCTCAGAGGAAGGCAAGGAGGTCTCACACACTGAAGCTGCAGAGGATGGAAACAATGAAGTGCAGAAGGGAGCTGAAGGAGATGATTTATGTGAAAAGAAGTCTGGTTTGGATAGTGTGTCTGAGAATGATACAGAAAAAGAGAAGGTACAATCTGAGCCAGAGAAAAGAGTTCATCGGATCCAAATATGGACTGAAATTAGACCATCCCTTCGAGCCATTGAAGATTTAATGAGTATCcgtgtaaagaagaaagacaatTTATCTAAAGATGAGCGAGAAACAGGTCAAGGGAAACCATTAGCTCCAACTGAAGATGCTAGAGTCCCAAAGGGAGCATCAGAGGAGGATTCTGAGGATGAATTTTATGATGCTGAGAGATCTGACCCAGTTCAGGATTCCCCTACAAGTGACAGCGGAAGTACAACTACAGGTGCTGCTGCTGCGGATGCAGCACCTATAGAATCTTTATTTCCCTGGAAAGAGGAGTTGGAAGTTCTTGTTCGTGGTGGAGTACCGATGGCTCTTAGGGGAGAG CTTTGGCAAGCCTTTGTTGGTGTGAGGACCCGCCGACTGGAGAATTATTACAAGGGTCTGCTTGCTAATGAAACTAACTCTGGCAACAACACTGAACAACTGAGCTTCCTGTCAGAGTGTAAGGGTTCAACCACAAAGTCAATATGTGAGCCTGAGAAATGGAAGGGGCAAATTGAGAAG GATTTGCCCAGAACATTCCCAGGTCACCCTGCTCTGGATGATGATGGTAGAAATGCTCTGAGACGGTTGCTTACAGCGTATGCTCGACATAACCCCTCTGTTGGATACTGTCAG GCGATGAATTTCTTTGCTGCCTTGTTACTCCTCTTGATGCCTGAAGAAAATGCCTTCTG GACTTTGGTGGGCATTATTGATGACTATTTTGACGGTTATTACTCAGAGGAAATGATTGCGTCTCAG GTTGACCAACTTGTTTTTGAGGAGTTGATGCGCGAAAGATTTCCCAAACTgg TCAATCACCTAGATTATCTGGGAGTGCAAGTGGCATGGGTTACTGGACCATGGTTCCTTTCCATTTTTATGAACATGCTTCCATGGGAAAGTG TGCTTCGAGTTTGGGATGTGCTCCTGTATGAAGGAAATCGTGTCATGCTTTTTAGGACTGCACTTGCTTTAATGGAGTTATATG GCCCTGCACTAGTTACAAGCAAGGATGCGGGAGATGCAGTTACTTTACTACAGTCATTGGCTGGTTCAACATTCGACAGCAGTCAACTTGTATTGACAGCTTGTATGGGTTACCAAAACGTCAATGAAAGAAGATTAAAGGAGTTGAGAGAGAAGCACCGATCAGCTGTAATAACTGCAGTTGAGGAAAGATCAAAGGGACTTCAAGATTGGAAGGATTGTCAGGGCCTAGCAACTAAGCTATATAATTTTAAGCATGACCCTAAATCAGTGCTTACCGAAACAAATAAGACAGTGCAGCTTGTTGATTCACAAAAAAATGTGGATCGCTCTTGTTCCGAGTCTGGGTCTGGGAATGAGAACAAAGTTCTTATCAGTCTGAATGGGGATGCTGAGCTAGATGCAGTTCCAGATCTTCAAGAGCAG GTTGTATGGCTAAAGGTTGAGTTATGCAGATTGCTGGAAGAGAAAAGATCAGCTGTCCTCAG ATCTGAAGAGCTGGAGACTGCTTTGATGGAAATGGTTAAGCACGATAACCGACGGCAATTAAGTGCTAGG GTGGAGCAATTAGAGCAAGAAGTTGCTGAGCTTCGTAAAGCACTTTCTGAGAAGCAAGAACAAGAAAATGCAATGCTTCAG GTCCTAATGCGAGTGGAGCAAGAACAAAGGGTAACTGAAGATGCTCGCAGATATGCTGAACAAGATGCCGCTGCACAAAGACATACTGCTCTAGTTCTTCAG GAAAAGTATGAAGAGGCCATTGCTTCACTTGTTGAAATGGAGAAAAGAGTGGTTATGGCAGAATCGATGTTGGAGGCTACCTTACAGTACCAGTCTGGACAAATCAAAGCCCTATCTTCTCCACG ATCGCCACATCCAGATTCACCAGCACGCAGCAATCAAGAGCCTCAACAAGAAATCCCTGCCCGTAAGATTAGCTTACTTGCCCGACCATTTGGACTTGGCTGGCGTGACAGAAACAAG GGACAGGCGAGTCCAGATTCATCGCAGGACGGAAAGCCCCCATACGTAGATCAGAATACCGAAATCCAGCAAAAAGACACAATCGCTAAGGAAACAAATGGCAAGGAAACGAATAGTGTCGAAGATCATGGCAAGGAAACGAATAGCATCGAAGTTCAAGATGAGGAATGA
- the LOC108453016 gene encoding uncharacterized protein LOC108453016 isoform X1: MRSSAATTNAVNPLVTFDHKRDAYGFAVRPQHVQTYREYANIYKEEEEERSDRWSDFLERQSESPQLPLEGISSEEGKEVSHTEAAEDGNNEVQKGAEGDDLCEKKSGLDSVSENDTEKEKVQSEPEKRVHRIQIWTEIRPSLRAIEDLMSIRVKKKDNLSKDERETGQGKPLAPTEDARVPKGASEEDSEDEFYDAERSDPVQDSPTSDSGSTTTGAAAADAAPIESLFPWKEELEVLVRGGVPMALRGELWQAFVGVRTRRLENYYKGLLANETNSGNNTEQLSFLSECKGSTTKSICEPEKWKGQIEKDLPRTFPGHPALDDDGRNALRRLLTAYARHNPSVGYCQAMNFFAALLLLLMPEENAFWTLVGIIDDYFDGYYSEEMIASQVDQLVFEELMRERFPKLGLFFFFNILLFVLELSTCLFLLCILGKQFMIDIFMFFAVNHLDYLGVQVAWVTGPWFLSIFMNMLPWESVLRVWDVLLYEGNRVMLFRTALALMELYGPALVTSKDAGDAVTLLQSLAGSTFDSSQLVLTACMGYQNVNERRLKELREKHRSAVITAVEERSKGLQDWKDCQGLATKLYNFKHDPKSVLTETNKTVQLVDSQKNVDRSCSESGSGNENKVLISLNGDAELDAVPDLQEQVVWLKVELCRLLEEKRSAVLRSEELETALMEMVKHDNRRQLSARVEQLEQEVAELRKALSEKQEQENAMLQVLMRVEQEQRVTEDARRYAEQDAAAQRHTALVLQEKYEEAIASLVEMEKRVVMAESMLEATLQYQSGQIKALSSPRSPHPDSPARSNQEPQQEIPARKISLLARPFGLGWRDRNKGQASPDSSQDGKPPYVDQNTEIQQKDTIAKETNGKETNSVEDHGKETNSIEVQDEE; the protein is encoded by the exons GGAGTGATTTTTTGGAACGCCAGTCAGAGTCTCCTCAATTGCCTCTCGAAGGGATATCCTCAGAGGAAGGCAAGGAGGTCTCACACACTGAAGCTGCAGAGGATGGAAACAATGAAGTGCAGAAGGGAGCTGAAGGAGATGATTTATGTGAAAAGAAGTCTGGTTTGGATAGTGTGTCTGAGAATGATACAGAAAAAGAGAAGGTACAATCTGAGCCAGAGAAAAGAGTTCATCGGATCCAAATATGGACTGAAATTAGACCATCCCTTCGAGCCATTGAAGATTTAATGAGTATCcgtgtaaagaagaaagacaatTTATCTAAAGATGAGCGAGAAACAGGTCAAGGGAAACCATTAGCTCCAACTGAAGATGCTAGAGTCCCAAAGGGAGCATCAGAGGAGGATTCTGAGGATGAATTTTATGATGCTGAGAGATCTGACCCAGTTCAGGATTCCCCTACAAGTGACAGCGGAAGTACAACTACAGGTGCTGCTGCTGCGGATGCAGCACCTATAGAATCTTTATTTCCCTGGAAAGAGGAGTTGGAAGTTCTTGTTCGTGGTGGAGTACCGATGGCTCTTAGGGGAGAG CTTTGGCAAGCCTTTGTTGGTGTGAGGACCCGCCGACTGGAGAATTATTACAAGGGTCTGCTTGCTAATGAAACTAACTCTGGCAACAACACTGAACAACTGAGCTTCCTGTCAGAGTGTAAGGGTTCAACCACAAAGTCAATATGTGAGCCTGAGAAATGGAAGGGGCAAATTGAGAAG GATTTGCCCAGAACATTCCCAGGTCACCCTGCTCTGGATGATGATGGTAGAAATGCTCTGAGACGGTTGCTTACAGCGTATGCTCGACATAACCCCTCTGTTGGATACTGTCAG GCGATGAATTTCTTTGCTGCCTTGTTACTCCTCTTGATGCCTGAAGAAAATGCCTTCTG GACTTTGGTGGGCATTATTGATGACTATTTTGACGGTTATTACTCAGAGGAAATGATTGCGTCTCAG GTTGACCAACTTGTTTTTGAGGAGTTGATGCGCGAAAGATTTCCCAAACTgggtttgtttttctttttcaatattCTTCTTTTTGTGCTTGAACTTTCCACATGTCTCTTTCTATTGTGTATTTTGGGCAAGCAGTTTATGATAGAcatttttatgttctttgcagTCAATCACCTAGATTATCTGGGAGTGCAAGTGGCATGGGTTACTGGACCATGGTTCCTTTCCATTTTTATGAACATGCTTCCATGGGAAAGTG TGCTTCGAGTTTGGGATGTGCTCCTGTATGAAGGAAATCGTGTCATGCTTTTTAGGACTGCACTTGCTTTAATGGAGTTATATG GCCCTGCACTAGTTACAAGCAAGGATGCGGGAGATGCAGTTACTTTACTACAGTCATTGGCTGGTTCAACATTCGACAGCAGTCAACTTGTATTGACAGCTTGTATGGGTTACCAAAACGTCAATGAAAGAAGATTAAAGGAGTTGAGAGAGAAGCACCGATCAGCTGTAATAACTGCAGTTGAGGAAAGATCAAAGGGACTTCAAGATTGGAAGGATTGTCAGGGCCTAGCAACTAAGCTATATAATTTTAAGCATGACCCTAAATCAGTGCTTACCGAAACAAATAAGACAGTGCAGCTTGTTGATTCACAAAAAAATGTGGATCGCTCTTGTTCCGAGTCTGGGTCTGGGAATGAGAACAAAGTTCTTATCAGTCTGAATGGGGATGCTGAGCTAGATGCAGTTCCAGATCTTCAAGAGCAG GTTGTATGGCTAAAGGTTGAGTTATGCAGATTGCTGGAAGAGAAAAGATCAGCTGTCCTCAG ATCTGAAGAGCTGGAGACTGCTTTGATGGAAATGGTTAAGCACGATAACCGACGGCAATTAAGTGCTAGG GTGGAGCAATTAGAGCAAGAAGTTGCTGAGCTTCGTAAAGCACTTTCTGAGAAGCAAGAACAAGAAAATGCAATGCTTCAG GTCCTAATGCGAGTGGAGCAAGAACAAAGGGTAACTGAAGATGCTCGCAGATATGCTGAACAAGATGCCGCTGCACAAAGACATACTGCTCTAGTTCTTCAG GAAAAGTATGAAGAGGCCATTGCTTCACTTGTTGAAATGGAGAAAAGAGTGGTTATGGCAGAATCGATGTTGGAGGCTACCTTACAGTACCAGTCTGGACAAATCAAAGCCCTATCTTCTCCACG ATCGCCACATCCAGATTCACCAGCACGCAGCAATCAAGAGCCTCAACAAGAAATCCCTGCCCGTAAGATTAGCTTACTTGCCCGACCATTTGGACTTGGCTGGCGTGACAGAAACAAG GGACAGGCGAGTCCAGATTCATCGCAGGACGGAAAGCCCCCATACGTAGATCAGAATACCGAAATCCAGCAAAAAGACACAATCGCTAAGGAAACAAATGGCAAGGAAACGAATAGTGTCGAAGATCATGGCAAGGAAACGAATAGCATCGAAGTTCAAGATGAGGAATGA
- the LOC108453016 gene encoding uncharacterized protein LOC108453016 isoform X2 produces the protein MLFPSVTWQSLDADCRDAYGFAVRPQHVQTYREYANIYKEEEEERSDRWSDFLERQSESPQLPLEGISSEEGKEVSHTEAAEDGNNEVQKGAEGDDLCEKKSGLDSVSENDTEKEKVQSEPEKRVHRIQIWTEIRPSLRAIEDLMSIRVKKKDNLSKDERETGQGKPLAPTEDARVPKGASEEDSEDEFYDAERSDPVQDSPTSDSGSTTTGAAAADAAPIESLFPWKEELEVLVRGGVPMALRGELWQAFVGVRTRRLENYYKGLLANETNSGNNTEQLSFLSECKGSTTKSICEPEKWKGQIEKDLPRTFPGHPALDDDGRNALRRLLTAYARHNPSVGYCQAMNFFAALLLLLMPEENAFWTLVGIIDDYFDGYYSEEMIASQVDQLVFEELMRERFPKLGLFFFFNILLFVLELSTCLFLLCILGKQFMIDIFMFFAVNHLDYLGVQVAWVTGPWFLSIFMNMLPWESVLRVWDVLLYEGNRVMLFRTALALMELYGPALVTSKDAGDAVTLLQSLAGSTFDSSQLVLTACMGYQNVNERRLKELREKHRSAVITAVEERSKGLQDWKDCQGLATKLYNFKHDPKSVLTETNKTVQLVDSQKNVDRSCSESGSGNENKVLISLNGDAELDAVPDLQEQVVWLKVELCRLLEEKRSAVLRSEELETALMEMVKHDNRRQLSARVEQLEQEVAELRKALSEKQEQENAMLQVLMRVEQEQRVTEDARRYAEQDAAAQRHTALVLQEKYEEAIASLVEMEKRVVMAESMLEATLQYQSGQIKALSSPRSPHPDSPARSNQEPQQEIPARKISLLARPFGLGWRDRNKGQASPDSSQDGKPPYVDQNTEIQQKDTIAKETNGKETNSVEDHGKETNSIEVQDEE, from the exons GGAGTGATTTTTTGGAACGCCAGTCAGAGTCTCCTCAATTGCCTCTCGAAGGGATATCCTCAGAGGAAGGCAAGGAGGTCTCACACACTGAAGCTGCAGAGGATGGAAACAATGAAGTGCAGAAGGGAGCTGAAGGAGATGATTTATGTGAAAAGAAGTCTGGTTTGGATAGTGTGTCTGAGAATGATACAGAAAAAGAGAAGGTACAATCTGAGCCAGAGAAAAGAGTTCATCGGATCCAAATATGGACTGAAATTAGACCATCCCTTCGAGCCATTGAAGATTTAATGAGTATCcgtgtaaagaagaaagacaatTTATCTAAAGATGAGCGAGAAACAGGTCAAGGGAAACCATTAGCTCCAACTGAAGATGCTAGAGTCCCAAAGGGAGCATCAGAGGAGGATTCTGAGGATGAATTTTATGATGCTGAGAGATCTGACCCAGTTCAGGATTCCCCTACAAGTGACAGCGGAAGTACAACTACAGGTGCTGCTGCTGCGGATGCAGCACCTATAGAATCTTTATTTCCCTGGAAAGAGGAGTTGGAAGTTCTTGTTCGTGGTGGAGTACCGATGGCTCTTAGGGGAGAG CTTTGGCAAGCCTTTGTTGGTGTGAGGACCCGCCGACTGGAGAATTATTACAAGGGTCTGCTTGCTAATGAAACTAACTCTGGCAACAACACTGAACAACTGAGCTTCCTGTCAGAGTGTAAGGGTTCAACCACAAAGTCAATATGTGAGCCTGAGAAATGGAAGGGGCAAATTGAGAAG GATTTGCCCAGAACATTCCCAGGTCACCCTGCTCTGGATGATGATGGTAGAAATGCTCTGAGACGGTTGCTTACAGCGTATGCTCGACATAACCCCTCTGTTGGATACTGTCAG GCGATGAATTTCTTTGCTGCCTTGTTACTCCTCTTGATGCCTGAAGAAAATGCCTTCTG GACTTTGGTGGGCATTATTGATGACTATTTTGACGGTTATTACTCAGAGGAAATGATTGCGTCTCAG GTTGACCAACTTGTTTTTGAGGAGTTGATGCGCGAAAGATTTCCCAAACTgggtttgtttttctttttcaatattCTTCTTTTTGTGCTTGAACTTTCCACATGTCTCTTTCTATTGTGTATTTTGGGCAAGCAGTTTATGATAGAcatttttatgttctttgcagTCAATCACCTAGATTATCTGGGAGTGCAAGTGGCATGGGTTACTGGACCATGGTTCCTTTCCATTTTTATGAACATGCTTCCATGGGAAAGTG TGCTTCGAGTTTGGGATGTGCTCCTGTATGAAGGAAATCGTGTCATGCTTTTTAGGACTGCACTTGCTTTAATGGAGTTATATG GCCCTGCACTAGTTACAAGCAAGGATGCGGGAGATGCAGTTACTTTACTACAGTCATTGGCTGGTTCAACATTCGACAGCAGTCAACTTGTATTGACAGCTTGTATGGGTTACCAAAACGTCAATGAAAGAAGATTAAAGGAGTTGAGAGAGAAGCACCGATCAGCTGTAATAACTGCAGTTGAGGAAAGATCAAAGGGACTTCAAGATTGGAAGGATTGTCAGGGCCTAGCAACTAAGCTATATAATTTTAAGCATGACCCTAAATCAGTGCTTACCGAAACAAATAAGACAGTGCAGCTTGTTGATTCACAAAAAAATGTGGATCGCTCTTGTTCCGAGTCTGGGTCTGGGAATGAGAACAAAGTTCTTATCAGTCTGAATGGGGATGCTGAGCTAGATGCAGTTCCAGATCTTCAAGAGCAG GTTGTATGGCTAAAGGTTGAGTTATGCAGATTGCTGGAAGAGAAAAGATCAGCTGTCCTCAG ATCTGAAGAGCTGGAGACTGCTTTGATGGAAATGGTTAAGCACGATAACCGACGGCAATTAAGTGCTAGG GTGGAGCAATTAGAGCAAGAAGTTGCTGAGCTTCGTAAAGCACTTTCTGAGAAGCAAGAACAAGAAAATGCAATGCTTCAG GTCCTAATGCGAGTGGAGCAAGAACAAAGGGTAACTGAAGATGCTCGCAGATATGCTGAACAAGATGCCGCTGCACAAAGACATACTGCTCTAGTTCTTCAG GAAAAGTATGAAGAGGCCATTGCTTCACTTGTTGAAATGGAGAAAAGAGTGGTTATGGCAGAATCGATGTTGGAGGCTACCTTACAGTACCAGTCTGGACAAATCAAAGCCCTATCTTCTCCACG ATCGCCACATCCAGATTCACCAGCACGCAGCAATCAAGAGCCTCAACAAGAAATCCCTGCCCGTAAGATTAGCTTACTTGCCCGACCATTTGGACTTGGCTGGCGTGACAGAAACAAG GGACAGGCGAGTCCAGATTCATCGCAGGACGGAAAGCCCCCATACGTAGATCAGAATACCGAAATCCAGCAAAAAGACACAATCGCTAAGGAAACAAATGGCAAGGAAACGAATAGTGTCGAAGATCATGGCAAGGAAACGAATAGCATCGAAGTTCAAGATGAGGAATGA
- the LOC108453016 gene encoding uncharacterized protein LOC108453016 isoform X4 — MLFPSVTWQSLDADCRDAYGFAVRPQHVQTYREYANIYKEEEEERSDRWSDFLERQSESPQLPLEGISSEEGKEVSHTEAAEDGNNEVQKGAEGDDLCEKKSGLDSVSENDTEKEKVQSEPEKRVHRIQIWTEIRPSLRAIEDLMSIRVKKKDNLSKDERETGQGKPLAPTEDARVPKGASEEDSEDEFYDAERSDPVQDSPTSDSGSTTTGAAAADAAPIESLFPWKEELEVLVRGGVPMALRGELWQAFVGVRTRRLENYYKGLLANETNSGNNTEQLSFLSECKGSTTKSICEPEKWKGQIEKDLPRTFPGHPALDDDGRNALRRLLTAYARHNPSVGYCQAMNFFAALLLLLMPEENAFWTLVGIIDDYFDGYYSEEMIASQVDQLVFEELMRERFPKLVNHLDYLGVQVAWVTGPWFLSIFMNMLPWESVLRVWDVLLYEGNRVMLFRTALALMELYGPALVTSKDAGDAVTLLQSLAGSTFDSSQLVLTACMGYQNVNERRLKELREKHRSAVITAVEERSKGLQDWKDCQGLATKLYNFKHDPKSVLTETNKTVQLVDSQKNVDRSCSESGSGNENKVLISLNGDAELDAVPDLQEQVVWLKVELCRLLEEKRSAVLRSEELETALMEMVKHDNRRQLSARVEQLEQEVAELRKALSEKQEQENAMLQVLMRVEQEQRVTEDARRYAEQDAAAQRHTALVLQEKYEEAIASLVEMEKRVVMAESMLEATLQYQSGQIKALSSPRSPHPDSPARSNQEPQQEIPARKISLLARPFGLGWRDRNKGQASPDSSQDGKPPYVDQNTEIQQKDTIAKETNGKETNSVEDHGKETNSIEVQDEE; from the exons GGAGTGATTTTTTGGAACGCCAGTCAGAGTCTCCTCAATTGCCTCTCGAAGGGATATCCTCAGAGGAAGGCAAGGAGGTCTCACACACTGAAGCTGCAGAGGATGGAAACAATGAAGTGCAGAAGGGAGCTGAAGGAGATGATTTATGTGAAAAGAAGTCTGGTTTGGATAGTGTGTCTGAGAATGATACAGAAAAAGAGAAGGTACAATCTGAGCCAGAGAAAAGAGTTCATCGGATCCAAATATGGACTGAAATTAGACCATCCCTTCGAGCCATTGAAGATTTAATGAGTATCcgtgtaaagaagaaagacaatTTATCTAAAGATGAGCGAGAAACAGGTCAAGGGAAACCATTAGCTCCAACTGAAGATGCTAGAGTCCCAAAGGGAGCATCAGAGGAGGATTCTGAGGATGAATTTTATGATGCTGAGAGATCTGACCCAGTTCAGGATTCCCCTACAAGTGACAGCGGAAGTACAACTACAGGTGCTGCTGCTGCGGATGCAGCACCTATAGAATCTTTATTTCCCTGGAAAGAGGAGTTGGAAGTTCTTGTTCGTGGTGGAGTACCGATGGCTCTTAGGGGAGAG CTTTGGCAAGCCTTTGTTGGTGTGAGGACCCGCCGACTGGAGAATTATTACAAGGGTCTGCTTGCTAATGAAACTAACTCTGGCAACAACACTGAACAACTGAGCTTCCTGTCAGAGTGTAAGGGTTCAACCACAAAGTCAATATGTGAGCCTGAGAAATGGAAGGGGCAAATTGAGAAG GATTTGCCCAGAACATTCCCAGGTCACCCTGCTCTGGATGATGATGGTAGAAATGCTCTGAGACGGTTGCTTACAGCGTATGCTCGACATAACCCCTCTGTTGGATACTGTCAG GCGATGAATTTCTTTGCTGCCTTGTTACTCCTCTTGATGCCTGAAGAAAATGCCTTCTG GACTTTGGTGGGCATTATTGATGACTATTTTGACGGTTATTACTCAGAGGAAATGATTGCGTCTCAG GTTGACCAACTTGTTTTTGAGGAGTTGATGCGCGAAAGATTTCCCAAACTgg TCAATCACCTAGATTATCTGGGAGTGCAAGTGGCATGGGTTACTGGACCATGGTTCCTTTCCATTTTTATGAACATGCTTCCATGGGAAAGTG TGCTTCGAGTTTGGGATGTGCTCCTGTATGAAGGAAATCGTGTCATGCTTTTTAGGACTGCACTTGCTTTAATGGAGTTATATG GCCCTGCACTAGTTACAAGCAAGGATGCGGGAGATGCAGTTACTTTACTACAGTCATTGGCTGGTTCAACATTCGACAGCAGTCAACTTGTATTGACAGCTTGTATGGGTTACCAAAACGTCAATGAAAGAAGATTAAAGGAGTTGAGAGAGAAGCACCGATCAGCTGTAATAACTGCAGTTGAGGAAAGATCAAAGGGACTTCAAGATTGGAAGGATTGTCAGGGCCTAGCAACTAAGCTATATAATTTTAAGCATGACCCTAAATCAGTGCTTACCGAAACAAATAAGACAGTGCAGCTTGTTGATTCACAAAAAAATGTGGATCGCTCTTGTTCCGAGTCTGGGTCTGGGAATGAGAACAAAGTTCTTATCAGTCTGAATGGGGATGCTGAGCTAGATGCAGTTCCAGATCTTCAAGAGCAG GTTGTATGGCTAAAGGTTGAGTTATGCAGATTGCTGGAAGAGAAAAGATCAGCTGTCCTCAG ATCTGAAGAGCTGGAGACTGCTTTGATGGAAATGGTTAAGCACGATAACCGACGGCAATTAAGTGCTAGG GTGGAGCAATTAGAGCAAGAAGTTGCTGAGCTTCGTAAAGCACTTTCTGAGAAGCAAGAACAAGAAAATGCAATGCTTCAG GTCCTAATGCGAGTGGAGCAAGAACAAAGGGTAACTGAAGATGCTCGCAGATATGCTGAACAAGATGCCGCTGCACAAAGACATACTGCTCTAGTTCTTCAG GAAAAGTATGAAGAGGCCATTGCTTCACTTGTTGAAATGGAGAAAAGAGTGGTTATGGCAGAATCGATGTTGGAGGCTACCTTACAGTACCAGTCTGGACAAATCAAAGCCCTATCTTCTCCACG ATCGCCACATCCAGATTCACCAGCACGCAGCAATCAAGAGCCTCAACAAGAAATCCCTGCCCGTAAGATTAGCTTACTTGCCCGACCATTTGGACTTGGCTGGCGTGACAGAAACAAG GGACAGGCGAGTCCAGATTCATCGCAGGACGGAAAGCCCCCATACGTAGATCAGAATACCGAAATCCAGCAAAAAGACACAATCGCTAAGGAAACAAATGGCAAGGAAACGAATAGTGTCGAAGATCATGGCAAGGAAACGAATAGCATCGAAGTTCAAGATGAGGAATGA